The following proteins are encoded in a genomic region of Takifugu rubripes chromosome 9, fTakRub1.2, whole genome shotgun sequence:
- the LOC101064069 gene encoding cytochrome P450 2F2-like isoform X1, which produces MVTSVILLCLGVVILVLLLRSQRPKNFPPGPPVLPLLGSILELALDNPLQDFERLRKKYGNVYSLFLGTRPAVVISGLKNIKEALVTKGSDFSGRPQDMFINDAIKTNGVIMQDYNLVWKEHRRFALTTMRNFGMGKTSMEDRIRGEIEYIVNTLEKNNGKTLSPHLMFHNAASNIICQVLFGTRYEYDDHFIREIVRCFTENAKISNGPWAMLYDSIPLVRYLPLPFKNAFKNVETAENLVKDLFVEHKKTRMSGDPRDFVDCYFDELDKRGKDRSSFSENMLTMYALDLHFAGTDTTSNTLLTGFLYLMNYPHIQERCHQEIDKVLQDNETVTYDARNQMPYMQAVIHEVQRVANTVPLSVFHCTTKDTEFMGYSIPKGTLIIPHLASVLKEEGQWKFPNEFNPDNFLNDDGEFVKPEAFMPFSTGPRVCLGEGLARMELFLIIVTLLHKFKFIWPEDAGEPDYTPIFGATQTPKPYRMKIQLRK; this is translated from the exons ATGGTTACTTCTGTTATTCTGCTATGCCTTGGTGTTGTTATTCTTGTCCTTCTGCTCAGGTCTCAGAGGCCAAAGAACTTCCCACCAGGACCGCCAGTCCTGCCACTGCTGGGGAGTATCTTGGAGCTGGCCTTAGATAATCCTTTGCAGGACTTTGAAAGG cTAAGGAAGAAGTATGGAAACGTCTACAGTCTATTCCTGGGTACCAGACCAGCTGTAGTCATCAGTGGATTAAAGAACATTAAAGAAGCTTTAGTCACCAAAGGAAGTGACTTTAGTGGGCGACCTCAAGACATGTTTATTAATGACGCCATCAAGACAAATG GAGTAATTATGCAGGATTATAACCTTGTTTGGAAGGAGCATCGGCGTTTTGCTCTGACGACCATGAGGAACTTTGGTATGGGGAAAACCTCAATGGAGGACAGGATCCGTGGGGAGATTGAATACATCGTAAATACACTGGAAAAAAACAATG GCAAGACACTGAGTCCCCATCTCATGTTCCATAACGCAGCCTCCAACATCATATGCCAGGTTCTCTTTGGTACCCGCTATGAATACGATGATCACTTTATCAGAGAAATTGTTCGTTGTTTCACTGAGAATGCCAAGATATCCAATGGTCCTTGGGCTATG CTGTATGACAGTATTCCCCTGGTTCGTTACCTGCCGCTGCCTTTTAAAAATGCCTTTAAAAATGTGGAG ACAGCTGAAAATCTGGTGAAAGACTTGTTTGTTGAGCACAAAAAGACcagaatgagtggagaccccCGAGACTTTGTTGACTGCTATTTCGATGAACTAGATAAG AGAGGCAAGGATCGGTCTTCATTCTCAGAAAATATGCTGACCATGTATGCCCTTGATCTTCACTTTGCTGGAACTGACACTACATCCAACACCCTTCTTACTGGTTTCCTTTACCTCATGAACTACCCACACATACAGG AGCGTTGTCACCAGGAGATAGACAAGGTGTTGCAAGATAACGAGACGGTCACTTATGACGCTAGAAACCAGATGCCCTACATGCAG GCTGTGATCCATGAGGTGCAGAGGGTAGCTAATACTGTTCCACTGAGTGTCTTTCATTGTACCACAAAAGACACAGAGTTCATGGGATATTCAATTCCTAAA GGGACGCTCATTATCCCACATCTGGCCTCAGTTCTGAAAGAGGAGGGACAATGGAAGTTTCCAAATGAGTTCAACCCTGATAATTTCCTCAATGACGATGGAGAGTTTGTTAAACCAGAAGCCTTCATGCCCTTTTCTACAG GACCCCGTGTGTGTCTTGGAGAGGGTCTTGCACGTATGGAGCTCTTCCTTATAATTGTTACGTTGCTGCACAAGTTTAAGTTTATATGGCCTGAGGATGCAGGGGAGCCAGACTACACACCCATCTTTGGTGCCACGCAGACACCCAAACCTTACCGCATGAAGATCCAACTCAGAAAGTAA
- the LOC101064069 gene encoding cytochrome P450 2F2-like isoform X2 — protein MVTSVILLCLGVVILVLLLRSQRPKNFPPGPPVLPLLGSILELALDNPLQDFERLRKKYGNVYSLFLGTRPAVVISGLKNIKEALVTKGSDFSGRPQDMFINDAIKTNGVIMQDYNLVWKEHRRFALTTMRNFGMGKTSMEDRIRGEIEYIVNTLEKNNGKTLSPHLMFHNAASNIICQVLFGTRYEYDDHFIREIVRCFTENAKISNGPWAMLYDSIPLVRYLPLPFKNAFKNVETAENLVKDLFVEHKKTRMSGDPRDFVDCYFDELDKRGKDRSSFSENMLTMYALDLHFAGTDTTSNTLLTGFLYLMNYPHIQERCHQEIDKVLQDNETVTYDARNQMPYMQGTLIIPHLASVLKEEGQWKFPNEFNPDNFLNDDGEFVKPEAFMPFSTGPRVCLGEGLARMELFLIIVTLLHKFKFIWPEDAGEPDYTPIFGATQTPKPYRMKIQLRK, from the exons ATGGTTACTTCTGTTATTCTGCTATGCCTTGGTGTTGTTATTCTTGTCCTTCTGCTCAGGTCTCAGAGGCCAAAGAACTTCCCACCAGGACCGCCAGTCCTGCCACTGCTGGGGAGTATCTTGGAGCTGGCCTTAGATAATCCTTTGCAGGACTTTGAAAGG cTAAGGAAGAAGTATGGAAACGTCTACAGTCTATTCCTGGGTACCAGACCAGCTGTAGTCATCAGTGGATTAAAGAACATTAAAGAAGCTTTAGTCACCAAAGGAAGTGACTTTAGTGGGCGACCTCAAGACATGTTTATTAATGACGCCATCAAGACAAATG GAGTAATTATGCAGGATTATAACCTTGTTTGGAAGGAGCATCGGCGTTTTGCTCTGACGACCATGAGGAACTTTGGTATGGGGAAAACCTCAATGGAGGACAGGATCCGTGGGGAGATTGAATACATCGTAAATACACTGGAAAAAAACAATG GCAAGACACTGAGTCCCCATCTCATGTTCCATAACGCAGCCTCCAACATCATATGCCAGGTTCTCTTTGGTACCCGCTATGAATACGATGATCACTTTATCAGAGAAATTGTTCGTTGTTTCACTGAGAATGCCAAGATATCCAATGGTCCTTGGGCTATG CTGTATGACAGTATTCCCCTGGTTCGTTACCTGCCGCTGCCTTTTAAAAATGCCTTTAAAAATGTGGAG ACAGCTGAAAATCTGGTGAAAGACTTGTTTGTTGAGCACAAAAAGACcagaatgagtggagaccccCGAGACTTTGTTGACTGCTATTTCGATGAACTAGATAAG AGAGGCAAGGATCGGTCTTCATTCTCAGAAAATATGCTGACCATGTATGCCCTTGATCTTCACTTTGCTGGAACTGACACTACATCCAACACCCTTCTTACTGGTTTCCTTTACCTCATGAACTACCCACACATACAGG AGCGTTGTCACCAGGAGATAGACAAGGTGTTGCAAGATAACGAGACGGTCACTTATGACGCTAGAAACCAGATGCCCTACATGCAG GGGACGCTCATTATCCCACATCTGGCCTCAGTTCTGAAAGAGGAGGGACAATGGAAGTTTCCAAATGAGTTCAACCCTGATAATTTCCTCAATGACGATGGAGAGTTTGTTAAACCAGAAGCCTTCATGCCCTTTTCTACAG GACCCCGTGTGTGTCTTGGAGAGGGTCTTGCACGTATGGAGCTCTTCCTTATAATTGTTACGTTGCTGCACAAGTTTAAGTTTATATGGCCTGAGGATGCAGGGGAGCCAGACTACACACCCATCTTTGGTGCCACGCAGACACCCAAACCTTACCGCATGAAGATCCAACTCAGAAAGTAA